The DNA window TGCGATGATAAGTGATGGCGAACCGGTGCGCTTCGTTGCGGATTTTCTGAAGCAGGATCAGCGATGGAGAATCTTTTCTCAAAAGGAACGGATCGTTCCTATTGGGTACGAATATCTCGTCCAATCGCTTTGCGATACCGGCGACCGGCAAACTATCTAAGTTCAATTCCATTAATGCCTGTTTGCCTGCCGAGAGTTGCCCTTTTCCGCCGTCGATCAGAATCAAATCCGGCAGATCGTTCGCTTCCCGAACCTGCCGCGAATAGCGCCGTTTGATCACTTCTGCCATCATCGAAAAGTCGTTGATCCCTTCTACCGTTTTGATCTTGAACCTGCGATAGTCGCTCTTTTTAGCTTTTGCATCGACAAATGTTACCAAAGAACCGACGGCAAATTTACCTCGAATGTTCGATATATCAAACGCCTCAATCCGACGCGGAAGGTTCGCCAGCATCAAATCCGTCTGCAAGCGAATCAGCGATTTCGGCGTGTAATCTTCCTTCTGACTCTTTTTTAGCAGGATTTCCTTGATCTGCAGGCTGGCGTTACGTTCAGCCATTTTCATGAGTTGCAAGCGCTCTTCTTTTGCCGGTTTGGAAATCGCGACTTTCGTTCCCCTCAATTCCGACAGCCATTCTTTCAACAAATCGCATTCTTTGGGATAAATATTGATCAGCACTTCCTGCGGCGCGGTCAGCGCTTTTTCATAATATTGCTGGATGAATGTCTGCATTACTTCCGACGGTTCATGCGCGGCGACGCCTTCCAGAAAGAATGAATCTTTGCCGACGAGTTTGCCTTCACGGATTCGGAAAACAACCGCACAGGCGATTTCCTCTTCCGTCACAATCGCCAGCAGATCGCGATCAACCTGATCGTTAAATTCCACCGATTGGCGGCTGGAATAATTCTGAAGAGCGGAATAACTGTCACGATATTTTGCGGCGATCTCAAACTTCATCTCCTTTGCCGCCGTTTCCATTTTTTGCCGGAAGAATTCCAGCGTCTCGGTCGTTTTCCCGCGCAGAAATTGTGCGATCTTTTGAATCGTTATACCATAATCTTCCGGCGAGATTAGCCCTTGGCATGGACCATCGCATCGGTGAATGTGATAATTCAGGCAGAGTCTGACCTTTTTCGATTGGACGGTCTCTTCATCCAACTTGAAACTGCAATCGCGGATGGCGAAGAGTTTTTTAATGATCCGCAGAACCTCTTTCATGTTCGACGAATCCGTATAAGGTCCGAAATACTTTGCGCTGTCTTTGATCAGTTTCCGCGTTACAAAGATTTGCGGGAACAGTTCGTTGGTAATCTTCAGATACGGAAAAGTCTTGTCGTCCTTCATGAAAATATTGTACTTCGGGCGATGCTTCTTGATCAGCGTGTTTTCAAGGATCAACGCTTCGACTTCCGAATGCGTGACGATAAATTCAACATCGGCGATATGAGCAACAAGGCTCAATGTTTTGGGATCTTTCGTGTGGCTCTGGGAAAAATAGGAACGGACACGGTTGCGCAGGATCTTTGCCTTGCCCACGTAAATGATTTTCCCGGCGCTATTCTTATACAGATAGCAACCCGGATCCACCGGCGCGTCTTTGATCTTTGTCTGGAGTTCTGAATTACCCATATTAACCGCGGAGGTCGCAGAGAACGCTGAGATATTTTAAAATTGAATTCAAGTTTTTCACTTCAAATGTCATTATTTTCCTGAGTCAACCTATTTGAACTAATTAATTCCTTTTTCTTATCCGTCTTCATCAGCGTTAAATCTACGGCTAATAAATTTCTTCTTATTTCTCCGCGTTCTCTGCGACCTCCGCGGTTATTTCTTTCTCTCTAAAGCCCGTACAGCATCTCCGTCACCTTATCCTGAAAATCATTGATCTTGCTCGTCGGTGTCGGATAATGATTCACGATGATCGAAAACACATACACTTTCCCGTTCTTCGCTTCCACGAAACCCGACAGCGCGCGCACCCGCCCGATGTATCCGGTCTTCGCAAAGATATGTCCTTTAGCGGGCGAATTCTTCCATCTCGAATCCAGCGTTCCATCGACGCCGGCAATCGGAAGCGAATCGAAAAAGGCTTTTGCATTCTTTCCCTGCTTCATCGCTTTAAGAACGGCAACGGTTTGGATCGGCGTGACAAGATTATGCCGCGAAAGTCCCGACCCATCCACGATGAAAATTCCTTTCGGATCGATCCCGATTGTCTTAAACCATTCTTCCTCGGCGACAATCCCGGAATCGGACCTTCCGCTATGTTTCAATTCAACACCCAGCGTCTTCTGCAACGTCTCCGCATAAAAGTTCTGGCTCACTTTGTTTACGGTTCGGACAATGTCAGACATCTTCGGGGAATCATTCACAACAAGACATGTCATTTTGGAATAATCGGGATCCTGTAAAGGCAATTCGTCGATGTCCGCGATGGAATTGACAGTGATTCCCTTCTTCTGTAAAACCGATTTGAATGTCGCGAGGAAGAATTTCGTCGGAT is part of the Candidatus Marinimicrobia bacterium CG08_land_8_20_14_0_20_45_22 genome and encodes:
- the uvrC gene encoding excinuclease ABC subunit C (The UvrABC repair system catalyzes the recognition and processing of DNA lesions. UvrC both incises the 5' and 3' sides of the lesion. The N-terminal half is responsible for the 3' incision and the C-terminal half is responsible for the 5' incision): MGNSELQTKIKDAPVDPGCYLYKNSAGKIIYVGKAKILRNRVRSYFSQSHTKDPKTLSLVAHIADVEFIVTHSEVEALILENTLIKKHRPKYNIFMKDDKTFPYLKITNELFPQIFVTRKLIKDSAKYFGPYTDSSNMKEVLRIIKKLFAIRDCSFKLDEETVQSKKVRLCLNYHIHRCDGPCQGLISPEDYGITIQKIAQFLRGKTTETLEFFRQKMETAAKEMKFEIAAKYRDSYSALQNYSSRQSVEFNDQVDRDLLAIVTEEEIACAVVFRIREGKLVGKDSFFLEGVAAHEPSEVMQTFIQQYYEKALTAPQEVLINIYPKECDLLKEWLSELRGTKVAISKPAKEERLQLMKMAERNASLQIKEILLKKSQKEDYTPKSLIRLQTDLMLANLPRRIEAFDISNIRGKFAVGSLVTFVDAKAKKSDYRRFKIKTVEGINDFSMMAEVIKRRYSRQVREANDLPDLILIDGGKGQLSAGKQALMELNLDSLPVAGIAKRLDEIFVPNRNDPFLLRKDSPSLILLQKIRNEAHRFAITYHRKLRGKGEIGSELDRIVGLGAARKKELWAKFKTISAMKSASVADYCEIKGVGPKLAQKIWDQLHR